CTCTTTCTACCAGACATTAATAAGCATATGATTAAGGATTTCCACTTACCTCCGATGATCTCCAGTGTTGCTTCTATGCCTAAATTATATTGTTTCATACGACCACCTCTTCAAGACTAAAATAACTAAGTTTATCGAATTCATTTTATAATCACATATCTTCACTCTAAGTACCACGCACACTTTCAAGTAACTATATTACTTTATTGTGTGTATTTACATTTTTTATAGCCTACAGAATAATAATACGTATCCACAAAAAGCAAATGATGCGATGTAAGAAAGGTGATTGATGATGAAGACTCTCGTAATTTTAGCACACCCGAATATTGAAAATTCCAGAGTAAATCAAAGATGGAAACAAGAATTGCTTCGATATTCCAATGAAATTACAATTCATGAAATTTATAAAGAGTATCCCAACTGGAATATTGATGTTTTGAAAGAACAAAAGTTACTTGAAGCACACAGCAATATCATATTTCAGTTCCCTTTATACTGGTATAGTTACCCTCCTCTATTAAAAAAGTGGTTTGATGATGTTTTTGCCCATGGATGGGCTTATGGTTCAAAAGGTGATAAGTTAAAAGGAAAGAAGCTAGGGATCGCCATGTCGATTGGCGATAAAAAAGAAAACTACTTATCTACGGGTTCCGTTACATTTACGGTAGATGAAGTTATAGCCCCTTTTAAAGCAAGCGCAGTACATGTGGGCGCCGTAACATTACCCTATTTCGCTGTCTTCGGAGCCTCGTTTCAAGCAAGTGATGAAGACATTAACCAGAGTGCAAAAGATTATATTAAATATATATTCCAGCATAAATAAAATGGCTGTTTAATAGCACGCATCTTAACCATATAAAAATAGGCTCTTGGAGGCATTCAGCCAATCCAAGAACCTGTAATTGTTAGGTATAATGCGGTCGAGAGGACTCGAACCTCCACGGGGGTTAGCCCACACGGACCTGAACCGTGCGCGTCTGCCAATTCCGCCACGACCGCATACTATGTATTGATGGCGATACTTTAATCG
This window of the Paenibacillus polymyxa genome carries:
- a CDS encoding NAD(P)H-dependent oxidoreductase; the encoded protein is MKTLVILAHPNIENSRVNQRWKQELLRYSNEITIHEIYKEYPNWNIDVLKEQKLLEAHSNIIFQFPLYWYSYPPLLKKWFDDVFAHGWAYGSKGDKLKGKKLGIAMSIGDKKENYLSTGSVTFTVDEVIAPFKASAVHVGAVTLPYFAVFGASFQASDEDINQSAKDYIKYIFQHK